The following DNA comes from Sebastes umbrosus isolate fSebUmb1 chromosome 8, fSebUmb1.pri, whole genome shotgun sequence.
TATGTATTCACATTTATATAGGGACATGTATgtactatatatacacatttatatgGGGAGACACAGTACCTTATTTCATTGGCGACCTCCTTCTGATAGCGACGCTTGTGACAGCAGCAGATCAGGAGCCAGATgagaaacaggaggaggagcagcagcaggatagCACCTATCACAGCCCCAACTATGACACCCGTCTTATTGGTAGCTGGAAGAGAGAACAGGGTGCTTTCAGATTAAACAAGTGCAGCTCTCCTTCTTTGTTATTCCAGCTTTAACAAGAGGCTTGGGTGTCATTTTACGACATTCCAGACTACAGCAAATACTCAAAAGCACGCAGCAGATAACTTCCTTCAGGATGTTATGAGTGTTAAGTAGGCCTACTTAAGAGTAAAATTAGACGACTGACTTACGGTTGTATGCATGCAGTGCGTATTTACACTGTTTTGCGCCCACGGCGTTTTTCGCCTCACACACGTAACTTCCAATGTTGCTGTCTGTGTGGTTCTTTATCAAAAGCTCCCCAGTCTCTAGGTCTTAATGAAGGAAGAGAGCATTCAGTACAAGCATATCATACAAGTACGGCATCAAAAAAGTTTAACAGAATGGCCTTTTTGTCTGTCAAGTTCCTCACTTGGGATTGCAGTTGGTGGTATTGCAcctccactctctctcctccatgtgtAGCTCAGAGGAGTGGATCCCTGAGAGGATTTGCAACGAAGGGAGACCGGGCCACCTTTCTCCTCTGCGCCTTCAACCCAACACTTTGGCACCGATGGGGGAACTATAgtgatagaaaaataaataaaaacaatgagctCATCGTGGGAGGGTTAGAGGCGTGAAACTGGACAACAATCTGAGGTGTGTCTGCAGAGAACGGGTGTGATCACTGACtgagacaaaaagagaaacattCCATGTGAGGgagtaacatttaaaaaaagaagaacgaAAGGGCTGACAAAATGAACAGGTAGAACcagaaaaataactttctcCTCACCCAACACCACCAGAGTGACTTTTCTCATGTCGACACCCGGCGCCCTCTTGACTTTGCACTGGTAGGTGGCTGTGTCTGTGTGCCTcagatcagagagagagatggaagcgTCCCCCAGCTTGGGGTCTGCTATGAACTTGAGCCTCTTGGAGAAGCTGGGGTCACCGTAGTGGTGCGTCTGGCCCGCTGAATACGATAAGATCTGAGAGGCAAAGATTGGGTTTGAGTGATGACATTTCTTCAAAAGCAGGTTTTCCTGCTAACAAAGcccaaaggggaaaaaaaagataagccCCGCTCACGGATGTTTAATGAATGTAGTAATTTGTCCAACCTCCCAGACAGGTTTTTCTACAACATCCCTCTCTGTCCTCAAACGCACACCTACCAGATGGTCTTTCTGCGTCATGTCCGGCATGACGTTGGACCACTCAATGTCCAGCTCTCCCGTGTCCTGGGGGCCGGGGGTGTAGGTGCATCCCAGGGTCACCGTCTCCCCCTGGCCCTTTTGGATGGTCTGTGGCCCCGAGGACGTCACCTGCATCGCCTCCGTCATGTCTGATGGGTCAGAAAAATTCTAGTCATTTGTCTgatttatagggctgtcaaagttaacgcggtaaGAAacacgttaaagcaaatttgttttaacggcactaatttctttaacgcaacttgcaatttttaggttgtagctcagttttactggaatcatatgaaagtagaaaaaagaaggaatccattggtatcaaccgtGTCATACGAGCTTaccgctaaataacgctccaaacttacgctaaattttggcgagaaaaactggcgtggccattttcaaaggggtcccttgacccctgacctcaagatatgtgaatgaaaatgggttctatgggtacccacgagtc
Coding sequences within:
- the vsig8b gene encoding V-set and immunoglobulin domain-containing protein 8b, producing the protein MEPVFTSMRLKVAVLFLLTIGLERDMTEAMQVTSSGPQTIQKGQGETVTLGCTYTPGPQDTGELDIEWSNVMPDMTQKDHLILSYSAGQTHHYGDPSFSKRLKFIADPKLGDASISLSDLRHTDTATYQCKVKRAPGVDMRKVTLVVLVPPSVPKCWVEGAEEKGGPVSLRCKSSQGSTPLSYTWRRESGGAIPPTAIPNLETGELLIKNHTDSNIGSYVCEAKNAVGAKQCKYALHAYNPTNKTGVIVGAVIGAILLLLLLLFLIWLLICCCHKRRYQKEVANEIREDAQAPESRPSSRNSSFRSVLAYRTHPGVQYSSVRKNLPSVSESAPSPIYTGESNGILKPNAAGEGRPPLNYDHRYGYPV